One genomic segment of Amycolatopsis granulosa includes these proteins:
- a CDS encoding Glu/Leu/Phe/Val dehydrogenase gives MTDGVFGRETGHEQVVFCQDQASGLKAIIAVYSTALGPALGGTRFYPYASEHDALDDVLALSKGMAYKNALAGLDLGGGKAVIIGDPSTTKTEALLRAYGRFVQSLGGRYYTACDVGTYVADMDVIARETRFVTGRSRDDGGAGDSSVLTAFGVFQGMRAAAEFRWGSADLAGRHVGVSGVGKVGHILVGHLVEAGARVSITDVSGAAVERTKAAYPAVEVVADNDTLLRAPLDVFAPCALGGALNDATVPVLGAEVVCGAANNQLAHPGIEKSLEDRGVLYAPDYLVNAGGVIQVSDELHGFDFDRAQRKAAGIFETTKAVFELADAEGVPPATAADRLAERRMSEVGRLRSILAG, from the coding sequence GTGACGGATGGAGTGTTCGGCCGCGAAACCGGCCATGAGCAGGTCGTGTTCTGCCAGGACCAGGCGAGCGGCCTGAAGGCGATCATCGCCGTCTACTCGACCGCACTGGGCCCCGCGCTCGGCGGCACCCGGTTCTACCCCTACGCCAGTGAACACGACGCGCTCGACGACGTCCTGGCGCTGTCCAAGGGCATGGCCTACAAGAACGCGCTCGCCGGGCTCGACCTCGGCGGTGGCAAGGCCGTCATCATCGGCGACCCGTCGACCACCAAGACCGAGGCGCTGCTGCGTGCCTACGGCCGGTTCGTGCAGTCGCTCGGCGGCCGCTACTACACCGCCTGCGACGTCGGCACCTACGTCGCCGACATGGACGTCATCGCTCGCGAGACCCGGTTCGTGACCGGCCGCTCCCGCGACGACGGCGGCGCGGGCGACTCCTCCGTGCTGACCGCGTTCGGCGTCTTCCAGGGCATGCGCGCCGCCGCCGAGTTCCGCTGGGGCAGTGCCGACCTGGCCGGCCGGCACGTCGGCGTTTCCGGGGTCGGCAAGGTGGGGCACATCCTCGTCGGGCACCTGGTCGAGGCCGGCGCGCGGGTGTCGATCACCGACGTCTCGGGCGCGGCCGTCGAGCGCACCAAGGCCGCGTACCCGGCGGTGGAGGTCGTGGCGGACAACGACACGTTGCTGCGCGCGCCTCTGGACGTGTTCGCGCCGTGCGCGCTCGGTGGCGCGCTCAACGACGCCACGGTGCCCGTGCTCGGTGCCGAGGTCGTCTGCGGCGCGGCGAACAACCAGCTCGCCCATCCGGGCATCGAGAAGTCGCTGGAGGACCGCGGCGTGTTGTACGCGCCGGACTACCTGGTCAACGCCGGCGGGGTGATCCAGGTCAGCGACGAGCTGCACGGATTCGACTTCGACCGGGCCCAGCGCAAGGCGGCCGGCATCTTCGAGACGACCAAGGCGGTGTTCGAGCTGGCCGACGCCGAGGGTGTGCCGCCGGCGACCGCCGCGGACCGTCTCGCGGAGCGCCGGATGTCCGAGGTCGGTCGGCTGCGGTCCATCCTCGCCGGGTGA
- a CDS encoding TetR/AcrR family transcriptional regulator: protein MAKSAPVPGRPRSRDAAGLPAVTPERIIDAALELTARHGVETWTLRQLAGAVDAYPAVIYHHVGDRDTVVTAVVDRVIAMYELPPAELDWRDWWRQFLTNLRGVFMRYPGVARRVALLGPSVKAAAPTVDRAMRTLMRAGFDADEAAMVCRMLVSQACLFISLEDDQRKTSEVKAQISKVWGTPPADPDLSGLATLNESVHERLADPDKSEEYFAELFYYAVDRALDGVQMRLREIERP from the coding sequence ATGGCGAAGTCTGCTCCTGTGCCCGGACGTCCGCGTTCCCGTGACGCGGCGGGGTTGCCCGCGGTCACCCCGGAACGCATCATCGATGCGGCGCTCGAGCTGACGGCCCGGCACGGAGTCGAGACGTGGACGTTGCGCCAGCTCGCGGGTGCGGTGGACGCCTATCCGGCGGTCATCTACCACCACGTGGGCGACCGGGACACGGTCGTCACCGCGGTCGTCGACCGCGTCATCGCCATGTACGAACTGCCGCCGGCCGAGCTCGACTGGCGTGACTGGTGGCGCCAGTTCCTCACCAACTTGCGGGGCGTGTTCATGCGCTACCCCGGTGTGGCGCGCCGGGTGGCGCTCCTCGGTCCGTCGGTGAAGGCCGCGGCGCCCACTGTGGACCGTGCGATGAGGACGCTCATGCGGGCCGGTTTCGACGCGGACGAGGCGGCCATGGTGTGCCGCATGCTCGTCAGCCAGGCGTGTTTGTTCATCTCCCTGGAGGACGACCAGCGCAAGACGTCCGAGGTCAAGGCCCAGATCTCGAAGGTGTGGGGCACCCCGCCGGCGGATCCGGACCTGTCCGGGCTGGCCACCCTGAACGAATCGGTGCACGAGCGCCTGGCCGACCCGGACAAGAGCGAGGAGTACTTCGCCGAGCTGTTCTACTACGCGGTCGACCGCGCGCTGGACGGAGTTCAGATGCGGTTGAGGGAGATCGAGCGTCCCTGA
- a CDS encoding alpha/beta fold hydrolase has protein sequence MYVRSGGPAGPVLLVLHGLGATGAVWDGVVTRWPGRWIAPDLPGHGRSEPLPRYSFGALAAAVAPLVPSRTPVAVLGHSLGGVVALTLASGWFGVRVSRACGLGIKVRWTDEELARAAEQATRPAKVFASREEAAARWLKLSGLHGLVAADSPIVDSGLTEGWRPALDQAAFGVGAPDLPGLLAAARAPVVLAAGEHDPMCPAAHLPEDAVILPGLGHNAHVEDPAALDPLLTRLRDA, from the coding sequence ATGTACGTGCGTTCCGGTGGGCCGGCGGGACCGGTGCTGCTCGTCCTGCACGGCCTGGGCGCGACCGGCGCGGTGTGGGACGGGGTGGTCACGCGGTGGCCGGGCCGGTGGATCGCCCCGGATCTTCCCGGGCACGGCCGGTCCGAACCGCTTCCCCGGTACTCGTTCGGCGCGCTGGCCGCCGCGGTCGCGCCGCTGGTGCCGTCCCGGACACCCGTCGCGGTGCTCGGGCACTCCCTCGGCGGGGTGGTGGCACTCACCCTGGCGAGCGGTTGGTTCGGCGTGCGGGTGAGCAGGGCTTGCGGCCTCGGCATCAAGGTGCGCTGGACCGACGAGGAACTCGCCCGGGCGGCCGAGCAGGCCACCCGGCCGGCGAAGGTGTTCGCCTCGCGGGAGGAGGCGGCGGCCCGCTGGCTCAAGCTGTCCGGGCTGCACGGCCTGGTCGCCGCGGACTCGCCGATCGTCGACAGCGGCCTCACCGAGGGGTGGCGGCCGGCGCTGGACCAGGCGGCGTTCGGCGTCGGGGCGCCGGACCTGCCGGGACTGCTCGCGGCGGCGCGGGCACCGGTGGTGCTCGCCGCGGGCGAACACGACCCGATGTGCCCGGCCGCGCACCTGCCGGAGGACGCGGTGATCCTGCCCGGGCTCGGGCACAACGCCCACGTCGAGGACCCCGCCGCCCTCGACCCGCTGCTCACGCGTCTCCGGGACGCCTGA
- a CDS encoding tryptophan 2,3-dioxygenase family protein: MTDEHASLTYTSYLALDEVLAAQRPRSAEHDEMLFIVIHQVYELWFKQMLHELAYLQDKLTAGDTPHAIRTLRRVLTILKVVVAQIDVLETMTPTQFTSFRTRLDAASGFQSAQFRELEALLGRRDRGAFEHYPEGSAARERIAAAMARPSLYDSFLAYLSAHGYEVTGDQRKLLLSVYADDAGPATVAEHLVDLDEGVQEWRYRHVKMVERTIGDKAGTGGSSGAKYLRGTLFKPLFPELWAVRADL, from the coding sequence GTGACCGACGAGCACGCGTCCCTCACCTACACCTCCTACCTGGCGCTGGACGAGGTGCTGGCCGCCCAGCGCCCCCGCTCCGCCGAGCACGACGAGATGCTGTTCATCGTCATCCACCAGGTGTACGAGCTGTGGTTCAAGCAGATGCTGCACGAACTGGCGTACCTGCAGGACAAGCTCACCGCCGGGGACACGCCGCACGCGATCCGCACGTTGCGCCGGGTGCTGACGATCCTCAAGGTCGTGGTCGCGCAGATCGACGTGCTGGAAACCATGACGCCGACCCAGTTCACCAGTTTCCGCACCCGGCTGGACGCGGCGAGCGGCTTCCAGTCGGCGCAGTTCCGTGAGCTGGAGGCGCTGCTGGGCCGTCGCGACCGCGGCGCGTTCGAGCACTACCCGGAGGGCAGCGCGGCGCGGGAGCGGATCGCCGCGGCGATGGCCCGCCCGTCGCTGTACGACTCGTTCCTGGCCTACCTGTCCGCCCACGGTTACGAGGTGACGGGCGACCAGCGGAAGCTGCTGCTGAGCGTCTACGCCGACGACGCCGGCCCGGCGACGGTCGCCGAGCACCTGGTTGACCTGGACGAGGGTGTGCAGGAGTGGCGGTACCGGCACGTGAAGATGGTCGAACGGACCATCGGCGACAAGGCCGGCACGGGCGGCTCCTCGGGCGCGAAGTACCTGCGGGGCACCCTGTTCAAGCCGCTGTTCCCCGAGCTGTGGGCGGTCCGCGCGGACCTGTAA
- a CDS encoding TrpB-like pyridoxal phosphate-dependent enzyme → MTGRTKYLLDESDLPTTWYNVVPDLPEPPPPPLHPGTREPVGPDDLAPLFPQALIAQEVTGDRFVDIPGEVLDVYRLWRPSPLYRARRLEKALGTPARIYYKYEGVSPVGSHKPNTAVPQAFYNAAEGIRRLTTETGAGQWGSALAFACATFGLECEVWQVRASYDQKPYRKIMMETFGATVHPSPSKETAAGRAVLEKDPDSTGSLGIAISEAVEQAAADPDTRYALGSVLNHVLLHQTVIGEEALLQFEQAGDSPDVIVGCTGGGSNFGGLMFPFLREKLAGKIAPVIRAVEPAACPSLTRGRYAYDFGDTAGLTPLLKMHTLGHDFVPDPIHAGGLRYHGMSPLLSHIRELGLIEAMAAGQQECFAAGVAFARAEGIIPAPEPTHALAACIHEALRCKETGEEKVILTALCGHAHLDLPAYAAYLSGRMTDNELSESVLAESLAGLP, encoded by the coding sequence ATGACCGGCCGGACGAAATACCTGCTCGACGAGTCGGACCTGCCAACCACCTGGTACAACGTGGTCCCCGACCTCCCGGAGCCGCCGCCCCCGCCGCTGCACCCGGGCACCCGGGAACCGGTCGGCCCGGACGACCTCGCCCCGCTGTTCCCCCAGGCGCTCATCGCGCAGGAGGTCACCGGTGACCGGTTCGTCGACATTCCCGGGGAGGTGCTGGACGTTTACCGGCTCTGGCGGCCCTCGCCGCTGTACCGGGCGCGGCGGCTGGAGAAGGCGCTCGGCACCCCGGCCCGCATCTACTACAAGTACGAGGGGGTCAGCCCGGTCGGTTCGCACAAGCCGAACACCGCGGTGCCGCAGGCGTTCTACAACGCCGCCGAAGGCATCCGGCGGCTGACCACGGAGACCGGCGCCGGGCAGTGGGGCAGCGCGCTGGCGTTCGCGTGTGCCACGTTCGGGCTGGAGTGCGAGGTGTGGCAGGTGCGCGCCTCCTACGACCAGAAGCCCTACCGCAAGATCATGATGGAGACGTTCGGGGCGACCGTGCACCCGAGCCCGTCCAAGGAGACCGCGGCCGGGCGCGCCGTGCTGGAGAAGGACCCGGACAGCACCGGCAGCCTGGGCATCGCGATCAGCGAGGCCGTCGAGCAGGCGGCCGCCGACCCGGACACCCGGTATGCGCTGGGCAGCGTGCTCAACCACGTGCTGCTGCACCAGACGGTGATCGGGGAGGAGGCGCTGCTGCAGTTCGAGCAGGCCGGGGACAGTCCGGACGTGATCGTGGGCTGCACCGGCGGCGGGTCCAACTTCGGCGGCCTGATGTTCCCGTTCCTGCGGGAGAAGCTGGCCGGGAAGATCGCGCCGGTGATCCGGGCCGTCGAGCCGGCCGCGTGCCCGTCGCTGACCCGCGGCCGTTACGCCTACGACTTCGGTGACACCGCGGGGCTGACCCCGCTGCTGAAGATGCACACGCTCGGGCACGACTTCGTCCCGGACCCGATCCACGCCGGCGGTCTGCGCTACCACGGCATGTCGCCGCTGCTGTCGCACATCCGCGAGCTGGGCCTGATCGAGGCGATGGCGGCCGGGCAGCAGGAGTGCTTCGCGGCCGGGGTGGCCTTCGCGCGGGCGGAAGGCATCATCCCCGCGCCGGAGCCGACGCACGCGCTGGCGGCGTGCATCCATGAGGCGTTGCGCTGCAAGGAGACCGGCGAGGAGAAGGTCATCCTGACGGCGTTGTGCGGGCACGCGCACCTCGACCTGCCCGCGTACGCGGCGTACCTGTCCGGGCGGATGACCGACAACGAGCTGTCCGAATCCGTGCTGGCCGAATCGCTGGCGGGGCTGCCGTGA
- the mtnA gene encoding S-methyl-5-thioribose-1-phosphate isomerase codes for MRRTIDWVDGAVEIIDQVALPGEYRTLRLASVDELIDAIRRLAVRGAPALGGAGALGTALAAFAHDDPDAVRADAARLADARPTAVNLSWGVSRALARLGEGPHAVLAEALALLDEDERLNHDASARAAELILGICARRPLRLLTHCNAGRLATVGWGTALGVVWHLHAAGHVEYVLADETRPLLQGARLTAWELAAAGVPHRVLPDSAAAAAMARGMVDCVVVGADRIAVNGDVANKIGTYGLALAAARHELPFVVVAPSSTVDPELPSGESIVIEERAAEEITTFSGIPVAPPGTPVFNPAFDVTPADLVTAVVTEKGPLVR; via the coding sequence GTGCGCAGAACGATCGACTGGGTGGACGGGGCGGTCGAGATCATCGACCAGGTCGCCCTGCCGGGTGAGTACCGGACGCTGCGGCTCGCGAGCGTCGACGAGCTGATCGACGCGATCCGGCGGCTCGCGGTCCGGGGCGCGCCCGCGCTCGGCGGAGCCGGGGCGCTGGGTACCGCGCTGGCCGCGTTCGCCCACGACGACCCGGACGCGGTGCGCGCCGACGCGGCGCGGCTGGCGGACGCCCGGCCGACGGCGGTCAACCTGAGCTGGGGCGTCTCCCGTGCGCTGGCGCGCCTCGGCGAGGGCCCCCACGCGGTCCTCGCCGAGGCGCTCGCGCTGCTGGACGAGGACGAGCGCCTCAACCACGACGCCTCCGCCCGCGCCGCCGAGCTGATCCTCGGCATCTGCGCGCGCCGCCCGCTGCGACTGCTCACGCACTGCAACGCCGGGCGGCTGGCCACGGTCGGCTGGGGCACCGCGCTCGGCGTGGTCTGGCACCTGCACGCCGCCGGGCACGTGGAGTACGTGCTCGCCGACGAGACCCGGCCCCTGTTGCAGGGCGCGCGGCTGACCGCGTGGGAGCTGGCCGCGGCCGGTGTCCCGCACCGGGTGCTGCCCGACTCGGCGGCGGCCGCGGCGATGGCGCGCGGCATGGTCGATTGCGTCGTCGTCGGCGCCGACCGGATCGCGGTCAACGGCGACGTGGCGAACAAGATCGGCACCTACGGGCTCGCGCTGGCCGCCGCGCGGCACGAGCTGCCGTTCGTGGTGGTCGCGCCGTCCTCCACAGTGGACCCGGAATTGCCGTCCGGGGAGTCGATCGTGATCGAGGAACGAGCCGCGGAGGAAATCACGACGTTTTCCGGCATTCCGGTCGCACCGCCCGGAACACCCGTGTTCAACCCGGCCTTCGACGTGACCCCGGCCGACCTCGTCACCGCCGTGGTCACCGAAAAGGGCCCGCTGGTGCGATGA
- a CDS encoding DUF5302 domain-containing protein yields MSENTSPGESEDDVKRRFREALERKQASAQASGRHEGGGGKGGHVHGHGPAASKRTFRRKSG; encoded by the coding sequence ATGTCCGAGAACACGTCACCGGGTGAATCGGAGGACGACGTCAAGCGCAGGTTCCGCGAGGCTCTCGAACGCAAGCAGGCGAGCGCCCAGGCGTCCGGCCGGCACGAGGGCGGCGGCGGCAAGGGCGGCCACGTCCACGGTCATGGCCCCGCGGCCAGCAAGCGCACCTTCCGCCGCAAGAGCGGCTGA